One window of the Labilibaculum sp. genome contains the following:
- the pgmB gene encoding beta-phosphoglucomutase, producing the protein MGTISACIFDLDGVVVDTAKYHYIAWKSIANELGFDFTEEDNERLKGVSRMTSLDILLSIGGVELDQETKLKLADKKNKNYLEYILRMTPDEILPGVKEFMNELKSNGVKIALGSASKNAMTILNQLELTNYFDVVVDGTHVSNAKPDPEVFLKGAELLNVVPSECVVFEDAEAGVEAAINGQMKCVGIGSPEVLGKANMVVPGFVGFSISQLNF; encoded by the coding sequence ATGGGAACAATTAGTGCATGTATATTTGATTTAGATGGAGTAGTGGTTGATACGGCGAAGTATCATTATATCGCATGGAAAAGTATAGCAAATGAGTTAGGTTTTGACTTTACTGAAGAAGATAATGAGAGGTTAAAAGGAGTGAGCCGAATGACCTCTTTGGATATACTTCTTTCGATTGGCGGGGTTGAGCTCGATCAGGAAACTAAACTTAAATTGGCCGATAAGAAAAACAAAAACTATTTGGAGTACATTCTTAGAATGACTCCTGATGAAATTCTTCCTGGAGTGAAAGAATTTATGAATGAACTAAAATCCAATGGAGTGAAGATTGCTTTGGGATCTGCAAGTAAAAATGCGATGACTATTCTCAATCAATTAGAACTTACCAATTATTTTGATGTAGTAGTTGATGGAACTCATGTGAGTAATGCAAAACCTGATCCGGAAGTATTTCTAAAAGGTGCAGAGCTTCTCAACGTAGTACCATCGGAGTGTGTCGTTTTTGAGGATGCAGAGGCAGGAGTAGAAGCGGCAATTAATGGCCAAATGAAGTGTGTAGGAATCGGTTCTCCCGAAGTGTTAGGGAAAGCAAATATGGTTGTTCCGGGTTTTGTGGGATTTTCCATTAGTCAATTGAACTTTTAA
- a CDS encoding glycoside hydrolase family 65 protein — MNEYLKHDEWCIIEEGFNPENHRASESIFSLGNGNMGQRAMFEETYSGKTLQGTYIAGVYYPDKTRVGWWKNGYPEYFAKVLNAPNWIGIDVKINDETLDLAMCKVSGFVRTLNMQEGVLMRSFVAEMSNGNQIKVDTKRFLSIVTSEVGAIRYSVTALNFDGKISFNPYLDADVANEDSNYDEKFWDVLSCKSVKGEASITAKTKKLDFHVCIGMKYDVYKDGQKLEMAPSVNEEAKYVSNTVEFDIRKGEKLTIYKYAGVLSSLNHNKAEIQADAQNVVAEAYNKGYDSLLEEHVAAWAGKWANSDITIEGDVAAQQAIRFNIFQLNQTYTGEDERLNIGPKGFTGEKYGGSTYWDTEAYCVPFYLSTSKPEVTRNLLIYRHKQLQKAIENAAKLGFSNGAALYPMVTMNGEECHNEWEITFEEIHRNGAIAFAIYNYIRHTDDKKYLEEYGLDVLIGISRFWSQRVNYSQAKKKYVMLGVTGPNEYENNINNNWYTSTIANWCMKYTQEAMAHVKETNSGRFAEIMDNLKFDFDTETAKWNDIIDNMYYPVDEETGVFLQQDGYMDKEQILASDLDPKVRPINQHWSWDRILRSCFIKQADVLQGVYLFEDQFDEETIKKNYQFYEPRTLHESSLSPCIHSILASKIGDIEGAYDLYLRTSRLDIDDYNHEVHEGLHITSMAGTWMSIVEGFGGMRVSNGQLIFKPLIPKEWKSYSFKVRFRGNLLNVRVAADEVGVINEEGEDISLFLIDDEYVIEKNSSLVIERA, encoded by the coding sequence ATGAATGAATATTTAAAACACGATGAGTGGTGTATTATCGAGGAAGGATTTAATCCTGAGAACCATCGCGCATCCGAAAGCATATTTAGTCTTGGTAATGGCAACATGGGGCAAAGAGCCATGTTTGAAGAAACTTACTCGGGCAAAACATTACAGGGAACTTATATCGCTGGAGTTTATTATCCTGATAAAACCAGAGTGGGTTGGTGGAAAAACGGTTATCCGGAATATTTCGCTAAAGTATTGAATGCGCCAAACTGGATTGGAATTGATGTAAAGATTAATGACGAAACGCTTGATCTTGCCATGTGTAAGGTAAGTGGTTTTGTTCGCACATTAAATATGCAGGAAGGTGTTTTGATGCGTTCATTTGTTGCCGAAATGTCGAATGGAAACCAAATTAAGGTAGACACAAAACGTTTTTTAAGCATTGTAACTTCTGAAGTCGGAGCAATTCGATATTCAGTTACTGCTTTAAATTTCGATGGAAAGATTAGTTTCAATCCATACCTTGATGCTGATGTGGCTAATGAGGATTCGAACTACGATGAGAAGTTTTGGGATGTATTATCATGCAAATCCGTAAAGGGGGAAGCTTCAATAACGGCTAAAACCAAGAAGTTGGATTTTCATGTTTGTATAGGTATGAAATATGACGTATACAAAGATGGGCAGAAACTGGAAATGGCACCTTCTGTAAATGAAGAAGCTAAATACGTATCCAATACAGTAGAATTTGACATTCGAAAAGGAGAGAAACTAACTATTTATAAATATGCAGGTGTTTTAAGTTCCTTAAATCATAACAAAGCAGAAATACAAGCTGATGCTCAAAATGTTGTTGCAGAAGCATACAATAAAGGATATGATTCCCTTTTAGAGGAACATGTTGCTGCGTGGGCAGGCAAATGGGCGAACAGTGATATTACCATTGAAGGTGATGTTGCAGCACAGCAAGCCATTCGTTTCAATATTTTTCAATTGAATCAGACCTATACCGGCGAAGACGAAAGATTGAACATTGGTCCTAAAGGTTTTACAGGAGAGAAGTATGGAGGAAGTACTTATTGGGATACAGAAGCTTACTGCGTTCCTTTCTACCTAAGCACATCAAAACCTGAGGTGACCCGTAACCTGTTGATTTATCGTCATAAGCAATTGCAAAAAGCAATTGAGAATGCAGCAAAATTAGGATTTAGCAATGGAGCAGCCTTGTATCCAATGGTAACAATGAACGGGGAAGAGTGTCACAACGAGTGGGAGATTACTTTCGAGGAAATTCACCGTAACGGAGCTATCGCATTTGCCATTTATAACTACATCCGTCACACAGATGACAAAAAATATTTGGAAGAATATGGTTTGGATGTACTAATTGGTATTTCAAGATTCTGGAGTCAGCGGGTTAACTATTCCCAGGCGAAGAAGAAATATGTGATGCTTGGTGTTACCGGACCAAACGAATACGAAAATAATATCAACAACAACTGGTACACAAGTACCATTGCGAATTGGTGTATGAAATATACTCAGGAAGCAATGGCTCATGTTAAGGAGACAAATTCCGGTCGCTTTGCTGAGATTATGGACAACCTGAAATTCGATTTTGATACTGAAACCGCAAAGTGGAATGATATAATTGACAACATGTACTATCCGGTTGATGAGGAAACAGGAGTATTTTTGCAACAGGATGGCTATATGGATAAAGAACAGATTCTGGCTTCTGATTTAGATCCAAAAGTACGTCCGATCAATCAGCATTGGTCATGGGATAGAATCCTGCGGTCATGTTTCATCAAACAAGCTGATGTTTTGCAAGGTGTTTATTTGTTTGAAGATCAGTTTGACGAGGAAACGATTAAAAAGAATTATCAATTCTACGAGCCCAGAACCTTGCATGAATCTTCACTTTCTCCATGTATTCACTCCATTTTAGCGTCAAAAATTGGTGATATTGAAGGTGCTTATGATTTGTATTTAAGAACTTCCCGTTTGGATATTGACGATTACAATCATGAAGTGCACGAAGGATTGCACATTACAAGCATGGCAGGAACATGGATGTCGATTGTTGAAGGTTTTGGTGGAATGAGAGTATCGAACGGACAATTGATATTTAAGCCATTAATCCCTAAAGAATGGAAATCATATTCATTTAAGGTTCGATTCAGAGGTAATCTTTTAAATGTAAGAGTTGCTGCTGATGAAGTTGGCGTTATTAATGAAGAAGGTGAGGATATTTCCTTATTCCTTATTGATGATGAATACGTAATTGAAAAGAACAGCAGCTTGGTTATTGAGCGCGCTTAA
- a CDS encoding glycoside hydrolase family 13 protein, whose product MRTFLISLLMVSFFSFFSFADKVKIERVEPMFWWVDMKNPNLQLLVHGENISKYDVSMNYPGVTIERMIKTDKPNYLFVNLLIKKGTKAGRFDLVFSEKGKKKASYSYELKARNENSANRKGYDASDVVYLIMPDRFANGDPKNDSVEGMEDKLDRENPDGRHGGDIQGIIDHLDYLQELGITAIWNTPLMEDNEPTTSYHTYAISDYYKIDARYGSNEDYVRLSAEAKKRGIKIIMDVVTNHCASAHWWMNDLPSSDWVHVFPEYTQSNHRKSTTNDPYVSKVDYDKNFNGWFDTSMPDLNQKNDLLINYFIQNTIWWIEYADLGGIRVDTYPYNDKDAMAVYSGSIMEEYPNLNIVGETWLSSPAEIAYWQKDAVNHDAYNSNLPCVMDFSLFDAMTKALNENEGWNTGLVRLYNSLAFDYLYPHTDNLFIFAENHDTDHIMSVLGGDIQKYKKLMTFLLTTRGIPQLYVGTEILLEGKKSDGDGKMRVDFPGGWEGDERNAFSAEGRTSKENEAFGFLKKLLNWRKQNPVIHTGKLMHYVPENDTYVYFRSNAEKTVMVVINQNESTQELNLARFAESLGTFTSGKDVISEKEFDLLKGSISLAPNTSVILELK is encoded by the coding sequence ATGAGAACTTTTTTGATTTCCTTATTGATGGTTTCATTTTTTAGTTTTTTCTCTTTTGCCGATAAGGTGAAAATTGAAAGAGTGGAGCCAATGTTTTGGTGGGTGGATATGAAAAATCCAAATTTACAACTTTTGGTTCATGGTGAAAATATTTCGAAATATGATGTTTCGATGAATTATCCGGGAGTTACAATTGAAAGGATGATAAAGACGGATAAACCCAATTATTTGTTTGTAAATCTGCTGATTAAAAAAGGAACGAAAGCGGGGCGTTTCGACCTTGTTTTTTCGGAGAAAGGCAAAAAGAAAGCAAGTTACTCGTATGAATTGAAAGCCAGAAATGAAAATTCAGCCAATAGGAAAGGCTACGATGCATCGGATGTGGTTTATTTAATTATGCCGGATCGATTTGCAAATGGAGATCCAAAGAATGATTCGGTTGAAGGAATGGAGGATAAATTGGATCGTGAAAATCCTGACGGTCGTCATGGTGGCGACATTCAGGGAATCATTGACCATTTAGATTATTTGCAGGAGCTTGGTATTACTGCAATTTGGAATACTCCATTAATGGAAGATAATGAACCAACAACATCTTACCATACTTATGCAATATCCGATTATTACAAAATAGATGCCCGTTACGGAAGTAACGAGGATTATGTCCGATTATCTGCGGAAGCAAAAAAGCGAGGAATTAAAATTATTATGGATGTGGTAACCAACCATTGCGCTTCGGCTCATTGGTGGATGAACGACCTGCCTTCAAGCGATTGGGTTCATGTATTTCCTGAATACACCCAATCCAATCATCGCAAGAGTACAACGAATGATCCATATGTTTCCAAAGTAGACTACGACAAGAATTTTAATGGATGGTTTGATACAAGTATGCCGGATTTAAATCAAAAAAACGATTTGCTGATTAACTATTTTATTCAGAATACCATTTGGTGGATAGAATATGCCGATTTAGGCGGGATCAGAGTAGATACTTATCCTTACAACGACAAAGATGCCATGGCGGTTTATTCAGGCTCAATTATGGAAGAGTATCCCAACCTAAATATTGTTGGAGAAACCTGGTTAAGTTCGCCTGCCGAGATTGCTTACTGGCAGAAAGATGCAGTAAATCACGATGCTTACAATTCGAACTTGCCTTGCGTAATGGATTTTTCTTTGTTTGATGCCATGACAAAAGCTCTTAATGAAAACGAAGGATGGAATACCGGATTGGTTCGTCTGTACAATTCCCTTGCTTTTGATTACTTATATCCGCACACAGACAACTTATTTATTTTTGCTGAGAATCACGATACAGACCATATCATGTCGGTTTTGGGTGGCGACATACAGAAATACAAAAAACTGATGACTTTCCTGCTTACAACTCGTGGAATTCCTCAACTTTATGTGGGAACCGAAATCTTGCTGGAAGGCAAAAAGAGCGATGGCGATGGTAAAATGCGTGTTGATTTTCCCGGAGGATGGGAAGGTGATGAGAGAAATGCATTTAGCGCAGAAGGACGAACTTCAAAAGAGAATGAAGCTTTCGGTTTTTTAAAGAAATTATTGAACTGGAGAAAACAAAATCCGGTTATCCACACTGGAAAATTGATGCATTACGTTCCCGAAAATGATACTTACGTTTATTTCAGAAGCAATGCTGAAAAAACAGTAATGGTAGTGATTAACCAGAACGAAAGTACGCAGGAATTGAATCTGGCGAGATTTGCAGAAAGTTTGGGAACATTCACTTCTGGAAAAGATGTGATTAGTGAAAAAGAGTTTGATTTGTTAAAAGGCAGTATTTCTTTAGCACCAAATACTTCAGTTATATTAGAATTAAAATAA
- a CDS encoding LacI family DNA-binding transcriptional regulator, producing MYKFYMRSGQVTIKDIAKELGISASTVSRALKDHPDISNKTKEAVNELAKEWHYKPNAVALSLRNSKTNIIGVIIPEIVHHFFSSVISGIEDIASKAGYNVMIFQSNESYIREMANVQALLSSRVDGVLVSMSKETKDHSHFQELRNNGIPIVFFDRVCNDLSSDNVIVDDFAGAFAAVEHLIKIGCRRIAHLSAPQHMLLAQNRQKGYRQAMLKHKIPIDENLIVKCDSFDEAILKTPDLLALPEPPDAIFAVNELTAAGSLLMVKKLGLRVPEDISIVGFTDGVVSRITDPSLTTLEQHGFEIGLKAAELIVERISAGDMDYEPVTKVVKTNLIVRGSTRQI from the coding sequence ATATACAAATTTTATATGAGAAGCGGGCAAGTAACAATTAAAGATATAGCCAAAGAATTAGGAATTTCTGCCTCCACTGTTTCAAGAGCACTTAAAGATCATCCTGATATTAGTAATAAAACTAAGGAGGCTGTTAATGAACTTGCTAAAGAATGGCATTACAAACCAAATGCTGTAGCTCTAAGTTTACGAAACAGCAAAACAAATATTATAGGTGTTATTATTCCTGAAATTGTTCATCATTTTTTTTCTTCAGTAATTAGTGGAATAGAAGATATTGCCTCAAAAGCTGGATACAACGTGATGATTTTTCAATCAAATGAGTCCTATATAAGAGAGATGGCTAATGTGCAGGCATTGCTTTCGAGTCGTGTTGATGGAGTTTTGGTTTCCATGTCAAAGGAAACAAAAGATCACAGTCATTTTCAAGAATTAAGGAATAATGGCATTCCAATCGTATTTTTTGATCGTGTTTGTAATGATTTGTCATCAGATAATGTAATTGTAGATGATTTTGCAGGTGCTTTTGCTGCAGTAGAACATTTAATTAAAATAGGATGTAGAAGAATTGCGCATTTATCGGCACCTCAGCATATGTTATTGGCTCAGAATAGGCAGAAAGGGTACCGTCAGGCCATGTTAAAACACAAAATTCCAATCGATGAAAATTTAATTGTTAAGTGTGACAGCTTTGATGAGGCAATTCTAAAAACGCCTGATTTGCTTGCTTTACCTGAGCCTCCTGATGCTATATTTGCAGTGAATGAATTAACTGCCGCCGGTTCACTTTTGATGGTGAAAAAGTTAGGTTTAAGAGTTCCTGAGGATATTTCCATTGTTGGGTTTACCGACGGAGTGGTTTCCCGTATCACGGATCCTTCACTAACAACTCTTGAACAACATGGTTTTGAGATCGGTTTGAAAGCTGCAGAGCTGATTGTGGAAAGAATTTCTGCAGGAGATATGGATTACGAGCCTGTCACAAAAGTTGTTAAAACCAATTTGATTGTAAGAGGATCAACAAGACAGATATAA
- a CDS encoding MFS transporter codes for MKKQPRLSFWQIWNVSFGFLGIQMGFALQGANVSRVLSSLGADLHHLSLFWLAAPVMGLIVQPIVGGASDRTWNRFGRRGPYILGGAIVAALAMFFMPNAGIAVKIMPPLVFGAVMFALMDGSFNITMQPFRALVADMTPEEQRNAGYSIQSFLINTGAVLGSILPFVLTNVMGVSNVDPDGGVPSSVIWSFYIGGGMLLLSVIWTVFRTKEYPPQEYADYKGLEILSKEKKKKGTLSGFFKLLKETPKTMMQLAVVQFFSWFSLYLMWVYTTYALAQHSWGCPITDVKSESFQDAGDWVGILFAGYSLFAAIFSILMSRLANRFGRKTVYSLALFLGGVGFLSTYLFSGGDLIHLNLLITEVDVPSSAALWMIPMVGVGIAWAAILAMPYSILSDSLPADKMGVYMGIFNFTIAGPQIISGIIAGEILRYFFNGEAIYIMVIAGISMLLGAVAVTFVKQNKAVN; via the coding sequence ATGAAAAAACAGCCTCGATTAAGTTTTTGGCAAATCTGGAACGTCAGTTTCGGATTCTTAGGAATACAGATGGGATTTGCTTTACAAGGAGCAAACGTAAGCCGTGTGTTATCAAGTTTAGGAGCAGATTTGCATCATTTATCTCTATTTTGGTTGGCAGCACCCGTTATGGGATTAATTGTTCAGCCAATTGTTGGAGGTGCAAGTGATCGAACCTGGAACCGCTTTGGTCGAAGAGGTCCTTACATTTTGGGAGGTGCTATAGTTGCAGCTTTGGCAATGTTTTTTATGCCTAATGCAGGTATAGCGGTTAAAATTATGCCGCCTCTTGTATTTGGTGCAGTGATGTTCGCTTTAATGGATGGGTCGTTCAATATTACGATGCAACCATTTAGAGCGCTTGTTGCTGATATGACTCCGGAAGAACAAAGAAATGCAGGATATTCAATTCAGAGCTTTTTGATTAACACGGGGGCTGTACTCGGATCTATTTTGCCATTTGTTTTAACCAATGTGATGGGAGTTAGTAATGTTGATCCAGATGGAGGAGTACCTTCATCAGTTATCTGGTCATTTTATATTGGTGGCGGTATGTTACTGTTATCAGTAATTTGGACTGTTTTCCGAACAAAGGAATATCCACCGCAAGAATATGCAGACTATAAAGGCTTGGAAATTCTATCAAAGGAAAAAAAGAAGAAAGGTACTTTGTCGGGATTCTTTAAATTATTGAAAGAAACTCCAAAAACCATGATGCAATTAGCTGTAGTTCAGTTTTTTTCGTGGTTTTCTCTTTATTTGATGTGGGTATATACAACCTACGCTTTGGCGCAGCATTCCTGGGGATGTCCAATCACTGATGTAAAATCAGAATCGTTTCAGGATGCAGGAGATTGGGTTGGAATTTTGTTTGCAGGCTATAGTTTGTTTGCGGCAATATTTTCAATTTTAATGTCCAGGTTGGCGAATCGGTTTGGCAGGAAAACAGTGTATTCTTTAGCCTTGTTTTTGGGGGGAGTAGGTTTCTTATCAACTTACCTATTTAGCGGAGGCGATTTAATTCATTTAAATCTTTTAATAACTGAAGTTGATGTGCCATCGAGTGCTGCTTTGTGGATGATTCCAATGGTGGGGGTAGGAATAGCATGGGCCGCAATTTTAGCGATGCCATACTCTATTTTATCGGACTCTTTACCTGCTGACAAAATGGGGGTGTATATGGGGATTTTCAATTTCACAATTGCAGGACCTCAGATTATTAGTGGAATAATTGCTGGTGAGATTTTAAGATACTTTTTCAACGGTGAGGCAATTTACATTATGGTGATCGCCGGGATATCAATGTTGTTAGGGGCAGTTGCTGTCACTTTCGTTAAGCAAAATAAAGCTGTTAATTAA